A single Carnobacterium inhibens subsp. inhibens DSM 13024 DNA region contains:
- the hrcA gene encoding heat-inducible transcriptional repressor HrcA has translation MLTERQILILKSIIRLYTSYETPIGSKTLMNEADINFSSATIRNEMGRLEELGFIEKTHSSSGRVPSLKGYRFYVDYLVHPAKIQQKDLAVIKSALGNQFRQLDEIVFQSAELLSSLTSYTAIALGPEIKESILTGFRLVPLNDYQVMAILVTNKGHVENQVFTIPKSMDANELEKIVRIFNEQLVGLPLMEVFRRLKTDIPLLLNKYVKTSEGMMDIFESIFMKAGQDRMHVGGRMNILDFSSELNVEKFKSIYSLMDGTHDLSSLLIPSTSGITVKIGTELNNELFNEFSLITASYDIAGYNSGVIALLGPTNMPYSKMIGLVDVFRHELSRKIIDYYNSVDD, from the coding sequence ATGTTAACTGAAAGGCAGATTTTGATCTTAAAGTCTATCATTCGCTTATACACTTCATATGAGACTCCAATCGGGTCTAAGACCTTAATGAATGAAGCGGATATTAATTTTAGTTCTGCTACCATTCGGAATGAGATGGGACGTCTTGAAGAACTAGGCTTCATTGAAAAAACACATTCGTCATCAGGTCGTGTTCCTTCATTAAAAGGCTATCGTTTTTATGTGGACTATCTGGTTCATCCAGCAAAAATACAACAAAAAGATCTTGCAGTCATCAAGAGTGCATTAGGAAATCAATTTAGACAGTTGGATGAAATTGTTTTTCAATCGGCTGAATTGCTTTCAAGTTTGACCAGCTACACAGCTATCGCGTTAGGTCCTGAGATCAAAGAGAGTATCTTGACCGGTTTTCGTTTGGTACCATTAAATGATTATCAAGTCATGGCCATATTAGTTACCAATAAGGGCCATGTAGAGAACCAGGTATTTACTATTCCAAAATCAATGGATGCTAATGAGTTAGAAAAAATTGTTCGTATCTTTAATGAACAATTAGTTGGATTGCCACTAATGGAAGTCTTTAGAAGGCTGAAAACAGACATTCCTTTATTGTTGAACAAATATGTTAAGACAAGTGAAGGAATGATGGACATCTTTGAAAGTATTTTTATGAAAGCTGGACAAGATCGGATGCATGTAGGTGGAAGAATGAATATACTAGATTTCTCAAGTGAGTTGAATGTTGAGAAATTCAAATCTATTTATTCCTTAATGGATGGTACTCATGATTTATCTTCTCTATTGATTCCTAGTACATCAGGAATCACTGTGAAAATTGGCACTGAGTTAAATAATGAACTCTTTAATGAGTTTAGTTTAATTACAGCTAGCTATGATATTGCAGGATATAACTCAGGAGTTATCGCTTTGTTAGGTCCGACGAATATGCCTTATTCAAAAATGATTGGACTTGTGGATGTATTTAGACATGAGCTTTCAAGAAAAATAATCGACTACTACAATTCAGTAGATGATTAA
- a CDS encoding S-4TM family putative pore-forming effector: MNTIYSRQNTDIALACQTSARYYYDKADLLDNFYWLGILITIIFKMIWTNSIWMDYSLILWFLTTLILDSYISQYTSKAAEFKQVFDEYVFGWKKEISQNTIKPVQILKSKNKKMFKSQMNHTGNDKPRGVKDWYEFVDDKENQQTTLKKAIGENVYYDASINTILLSILIISILLTFVYFRDTTLTEYFKTVFLVMSSLSKKIITTILKTLQVNKLNKEINLRLNLAKNEDDFREIQNIVFIKRQVSGVTPSWIYFIKKNKITKLAKITFSNID, translated from the coding sequence ATGAATACAATATATTCTAGACAAAATACTGATATAGCTTTAGCTTGTCAAACGTCTGCTCGATATTATTATGATAAAGCTGATTTGTTAGATAATTTTTATTGGCTAGGTATTCTAATTACTATTATCTTTAAAATGATATGGACAAATAGTATATGGATGGATTATTCACTAATTTTATGGTTCTTAACAACATTAATTTTAGATAGTTACATTTCTCAATATACTTCGAAAGCAGCGGAATTTAAACAAGTATTTGACGAATATGTTTTTGGTTGGAAAAAAGAAATCTCTCAAAATACTATTAAACCAGTTCAAATACTTAAATCAAAGAATAAAAAAATGTTTAAATCACAGATGAATCATACAGGTAATGATAAACCTAGAGGAGTAAAAGATTGGTACGAGTTCGTCGATGATAAGGAAAATCAACAAACAACTTTAAAAAAAGCTATAGGTGAAAATGTATACTATGATGCTAGTATAAATACTATATTACTAAGTATTTTAATAATCTCAATACTATTAACATTTGTATACTTCCGAGATACAACTCTAACTGAGTATTTTAAAACAGTTTTTTTAGTAATGTCTAGTTTATCCAAAAAGATTATCACAACGATCCTGAAAACGCTGCAAGTAAATAAATTAAATAAAGAAATAAATCTTCGACTAAATTTAGCAAAAAATGAAGATGATTTTAGAGAAATTCAAAATATAGTTTTTATAAAACGCCAAGTTTCTGGTGTTACTCCTAGTTGGATTTATTTTATTAAAAAAAATAAAATTACAAAATTAGCAAAAATTACGTTTTCCAATATTGATTAA
- the dnaK gene encoding molecular chaperone DnaK: MGKIIGIDLGTTNSAVAVLEGGEAKIIPNPEGNRTTPSVVAFKNGEMQVGEVAKRQAVTNPNTISSIKRHIGEAGYSVEVDGKKYSPQEISATILQYLKGYAESYLGETVDKAVITVPAYFNDAQRQATKDAGKIAGLEVERIVNEPTAAALAYGLDKTDKEEKVLVFDLGGGTFDVSILELGDGVFDVLSTAGDNKLGGDDFDNKIMDYLVAEFKKENGIDLSKDKMAVQRLKDAAEKAKKDLSGVTSTQISLPFITAGEAGPMHLEINLTRAKFDELTYDLVERTKGPVRQALKDAGLSTSEIDEVILVGGSTRIPAVVDAVRKEAGKEPNKSVNPDEVVAMGAAIQGGVITGDVKDIVLLDVTPLSLGIETMGGVFTKLIDRNTTIPTSKSQVFSTAADNQPAVDVHVMQGERPMAADNKTLGRFQLTDIPAAPRGIPQIEVTFDIDKNGIVNVSAKDLGTQKEQTITIKSSSGLSDEEIERMVKDAEANAEADKARKEEVELRNEVDQLLFQVDKTITELEGKVDEAEVKKAEEARDELKAAVEANDIEAMKTKRDALNEIVQALTVKLYEQAAQAQAEANPEDAQEGTQGGSDDVVDADFEEVDDDNK; the protein is encoded by the coding sequence ATGGGAAAAATTATTGGAATTGACTTAGGAACAACAAACTCAGCAGTAGCTGTATTAGAAGGCGGAGAAGCAAAAATTATTCCGAATCCAGAAGGTAACCGTACGACTCCTTCAGTCGTTGCTTTTAAAAATGGAGAAATGCAAGTAGGAGAAGTTGCAAAACGTCAAGCTGTAACAAACCCTAACACAATTAGTTCAATCAAACGTCATATTGGCGAAGCTGGCTATTCAGTAGAAGTTGATGGAAAAAAATACTCTCCACAAGAAATTTCTGCAACTATTCTTCAATACTTGAAAGGCTATGCTGAAAGTTATTTAGGCGAAACAGTTGATAAAGCTGTTATCACTGTTCCTGCTTACTTCAACGATGCACAACGTCAAGCAACTAAAGATGCAGGTAAAATTGCTGGTCTTGAAGTTGAACGTATTGTAAATGAACCAACTGCTGCTGCATTAGCTTATGGTTTAGACAAAACAGACAAAGAAGAAAAAGTATTAGTATTTGACCTTGGTGGTGGTACATTTGACGTTTCTATCCTTGAATTAGGTGACGGAGTATTTGATGTATTGTCTACTGCTGGAGACAACAAATTAGGTGGAGATGATTTTGATAACAAAATCATGGACTACTTGGTAGCTGAATTCAAAAAAGAAAACGGCATTGACTTATCTAAAGATAAAATGGCTGTTCAACGTTTGAAAGATGCTGCTGAAAAAGCTAAAAAAGACTTATCAGGTGTAACTTCAACACAAATCAGCTTACCATTTATCACTGCTGGTGAAGCTGGACCAATGCACTTAGAAATCAACTTAACTCGTGCAAAATTTGACGAATTAACTTATGACTTAGTAGAACGTACTAAAGGACCTGTTCGTCAAGCTCTTAAAGATGCTGGATTGTCTACATCTGAAATTGACGAAGTTATCTTAGTAGGTGGATCAACACGTATTCCAGCTGTTGTAGATGCTGTACGTAAAGAAGCTGGTAAAGAACCAAACAAATCAGTTAACCCTGATGAAGTTGTAGCAATGGGTGCTGCAATCCAAGGTGGAGTTATCACTGGTGATGTTAAAGACATCGTATTATTAGATGTTACTCCATTATCATTAGGTATTGAAACAATGGGTGGCGTATTTACTAAATTGATCGATCGTAATACAACGATCCCAACAAGTAAATCACAAGTATTCTCAACTGCTGCTGATAATCAACCAGCTGTTGATGTACACGTTATGCAAGGTGAACGTCCAATGGCAGCTGACAACAAAACATTAGGTCGCTTCCAATTGACTGATATTCCTGCTGCACCTCGTGGTATTCCTCAAATCGAAGTAACATTTGATATTGATAAAAACGGAATCGTTAACGTAAGTGCGAAAGATTTAGGAACTCAAAAAGAACAAACGATTACCATTAAATCTTCTTCAGGTTTAAGCGATGAAGAAATCGAACGTATGGTTAAAGATGCAGAAGCTAACGCTGAAGCAGACAAAGCTCGTAAAGAAGAAGTAGAATTACGTAACGAAGTGGATCAATTATTATTCCAAGTTGATAAAACGATTACTGAACTTGAAGGTAAAGTTGATGAAGCTGAAGTTAAAAAAGCTGAAGAAGCTCGTGACGAATTAAAAGCTGCTGTTGAAGCAAATGATATTGAAGCAATGAAAACTAAACGCGATGCTTTGAATGAAATCGTACAAGCTCTAACAGTTAAATTGTATGAACAAGCCGCTCAAGCTCAAGCAGAAGCTAACCCTGAAGATGCACAAGAAGGAACACAAGGTGGATCTGACGATGTTGTAGATGCTGATTTTGAAGAAGTCGATGACGACAATAAATAA
- a CDS encoding SEC-C metal-binding domain-containing protein has product MILSKSLIIQSINSLSGLTIKEIIEEKNFYKIVMCISCSSQINGVKTFLDYNILIELPYSYPKSLPTCYEYGERKIHSYHHINPDKAGSFCLGTEMELRYRLLPNYTINKYFELIVEYLTVYSYYQKYHTMPVVERSHGNKGILEGYQYLFKSENRGIVLKLLFALPVKNKNRNLPCPCGSSKKMKKCHYYELHKISKSRLLYNQAMSDLEILKDRRNL; this is encoded by the coding sequence ATGATTCTATCTAAAAGCTTGATTATCCAAAGTATTAATAGTTTATCTGGGCTGACAATAAAAGAAATTATAGAAGAAAAAAACTTTTACAAAATTGTTATGTGTATTTCTTGTAGTAGTCAAATAAATGGAGTTAAAACATTTCTAGATTATAATATTTTGATTGAACTCCCTTATTCTTATCCAAAATCATTACCGACTTGCTATGAGTATGGTGAAAGAAAAATTCATTCATACCATCATATTAATCCGGATAAAGCTGGTTCCTTCTGTTTAGGTACGGAGATGGAGTTAAGGTATAGATTACTACCAAACTATACTATCAATAAATACTTTGAATTAATTGTAGAGTACCTCACTGTTTATTCATATTATCAAAAGTATCATACAATGCCTGTGGTAGAGCGCAGCCATGGGAATAAAGGTATTTTGGAAGGCTATCAATATCTATTTAAATCAGAAAACAGAGGGATTGTTTTAAAACTATTATTTGCTCTTCCGGTTAAAAATAAAAATAGAAATCTCCCCTGCCCATGTGGTTCCAGTAAAAAAATGAAAAAATGTCATTATTATGAACTGCATAAAATTTCTAAATCACGTCTATTATACAATCAGGCGATGAGTGATTTAGAAATTTTAAAAGATAGGAGAAACTTATGA
- a CDS encoding GNAT family N-acetyltransferase, which yields MKYIQTLEINEFLLEKSRKNYDAGLNLLIVKEEFKGLGIGGLLYNHFYDYLKEHQAENFYLFTDNSSDYQYYEHKGLSRVAEKKYYWEPGNNDTLEIYYLYEGTLNLSD from the coding sequence TTGAAATACATTCAGACGCTGGAAATCAATGAATTTCTTTTAGAAAAAAGCCGAAAAAATTATGACGCCGGTTTAAATTTGCTTATAGTGAAGGAAGAATTTAAAGGATTGGGTATTGGGGGACTGTTGTATAATCATTTTTATGATTACCTTAAAGAACATCAAGCAGAAAATTTCTATTTGTTTACCGACAATTCTTCTGATTATCAATACTATGAACACAAGGGTCTATCCCGCGTAGCTGAGAAAAAATATTATTGGGAACCAGGAAATAATGATACTTTAGAAATTTACTATCTATATGAAGGAACACTAAACTTATCCGACTAA
- the dnaJ gene encoding molecular chaperone DnaJ: protein MMAKRDLYEVLGVSKSASDDEIKKAYRKLSKKFHPDINKEAGAEEKFKEVAEAYEVLSDANKRAAYDQYGHASTDPNFGAGGGGFGGGGFGGGFGGGGFEDIFESFFGGGGRSYNPNAPRQGEDLQYSLNLEFEEAIFGKETTISYNREEECKTCHGDGAKPGTHPVTCSKCHGTGSLNVERNTPLGRVMTRQTCDVCHGTGQEIKESCPTCHGSGHMKDKHTVKVTVPAGVEDGNQMRLNGQGEAGKNGGPYGDLYVVFRVKPSKEFERNGSEIYYELPINFVQATLGDEVEVPTVHGKVKLKIPAGTQTETNFRLRGKGAPKLRGTGTGDQHVKVKLMTPKNLSKEQTDLLRQFAQASGMEVEEQDGSIFDKVKDAFKADKKKK, encoded by the coding sequence ATTATGGCTAAAAGAGACTTATACGAAGTATTAGGAGTATCAAAAAGTGCTTCCGATGATGAAATAAAAAAGGCATACCGAAAATTATCAAAGAAGTTCCACCCAGACATTAATAAAGAAGCTGGGGCAGAAGAAAAATTTAAAGAAGTTGCTGAAGCTTATGAAGTATTAAGTGATGCGAATAAACGGGCTGCTTACGATCAATATGGTCATGCAAGTACTGATCCAAACTTTGGAGCAGGCGGTGGCGGATTCGGCGGCGGTGGCTTTGGTGGTGGTTTCGGTGGCGGCGGATTTGAAGATATCTTTGAATCATTCTTTGGTGGCGGAGGTCGTTCATACAATCCAAACGCTCCTCGCCAAGGAGAAGATTTACAGTACTCTTTAAATCTTGAATTTGAAGAAGCTATCTTTGGTAAAGAAACAACGATCAGCTACAACCGTGAAGAAGAATGTAAAACGTGTCATGGTGATGGTGCTAAACCTGGTACTCACCCTGTAACGTGTTCTAAATGTCATGGTACAGGTTCATTAAATGTTGAACGGAATACTCCGCTTGGTCGAGTAATGACTCGTCAAACCTGTGATGTTTGTCATGGTACTGGTCAAGAAATTAAAGAGTCTTGTCCAACTTGTCATGGTTCTGGACACATGAAAGACAAACATACGGTTAAAGTGACTGTCCCTGCAGGTGTTGAAGATGGAAATCAAATGCGCTTGAACGGTCAAGGTGAAGCCGGTAAGAATGGCGGACCATACGGCGATTTATATGTTGTTTTCCGTGTGAAACCCAGCAAAGAATTTGAACGAAATGGATCAGAAATTTATTATGAATTGCCGATCAATTTTGTCCAAGCTACTCTAGGGGATGAAGTTGAAGTTCCAACCGTCCATGGTAAAGTTAAACTTAAAATACCTGCTGGAACTCAAACAGAAACGAACTTCCGCTTGAGAGGCAAAGGAGCACCAAAATTACGCGGTACAGGTACTGGAGACCAACACGTAAAAGTTAAATTGATGACGCCAAAAAATCTATCAAAAGAACAAACAGACTTATTGAGACAATTTGCTCAAGCGAGCGGTATGGAAGTTGAAGAACAAGATGGTTCTATTTTTGATAAAGTAAAAGACGCATTTAAAGCAGATAAGAAAAAGAAATGA
- the grpE gene encoding nucleotide exchange factor GrpE, protein MARNKKDKQEQEVVEESTIETVEETLENRAENTESVEEEQQPEIDELAEARAALNEMENKYLRVQAEMANIQKRNAKEREDAAKYRSQSLATELLPVIDSLERALAIEVKDEHGESLKKGIEMVMETFNTALKNEGIDVIDPLNKPFDPNFHQAIQTVPVEEGQTSETVVQVLQKGYDLKGRVLRPAMVIVAQ, encoded by the coding sequence GTGGCTAGAAATAAAAAAGATAAGCAAGAACAAGAAGTCGTTGAAGAATCAACAATAGAAACAGTAGAAGAAACTCTTGAAAATAGAGCAGAAAATACTGAATCTGTTGAAGAAGAACAACAACCAGAAATTGATGAACTTGCTGAAGCAAGAGCTGCTTTAAATGAAATGGAAAACAAATATTTGCGTGTTCAAGCTGAAATGGCAAATATCCAAAAACGCAATGCAAAAGAGCGTGAAGATGCGGCTAAGTACCGTTCACAGTCTTTAGCAACAGAATTACTTCCAGTTATTGATAGCTTAGAACGTGCTCTAGCTATAGAAGTAAAAGATGAGCATGGAGAAAGTTTGAAAAAAGGGATCGAAATGGTAATGGAAACCTTCAACACTGCATTAAAAAATGAAGGAATTGACGTTATCGATCCTTTAAATAAACCTTTTGATCCTAATTTTCATCAGGCTATTCAAACCGTACCTGTTGAAGAAGGTCAAACAAGTGAAACAGTTGTACAAGTTTTACAAAAAGGGTATGATTTAAAGGGACGCGTATTACGTCCAGCAATGGTTATCGTTGCTCAATAA
- the lepA gene encoding translation elongation factor 4, which produces MNKQELTERQKRIRNFSIIAHIDHGKSTLADRILQMTHTVADRDMQAQLLDSMDLERERGITIKLNAIELNYTAKDGETYTLHLIDTPGHVDFTYEVSRSLAACEGAILVVDAAQGIEAQTLANVYLALDNDLEIIPVINKIDLPAADPERVRAEIEDVIGIDASEAVFASAKAGIGIEDILEQIVEKVPAPVGDTDSPLKALIFDSAYDAYRGVVLNIRVMEGMIKPGDTMKMMSNGKTFEVAEVGIFSPKPIKRDFLMVGDVGYVTANIKTVQDTRVGDTITLANNPAAESLEGYRKMTPMVYCGMYPIDSSRYGDLRDALDKLQLNDAALQFEAETSQALGFGYRCGFLGLLHMDVIQERLEREFNLDLITTAPSVIYHANLTDGTQKIVANPAEMPEPGVIESIEEPYVKATIMVPNDYVGAVMEISQRKRGDFLTMDYMDDNRVNVVYEIPLSEIVYDFFDKLKSSTKGYASLDYEMIGYKKSDLSKMDILLNGEKVDALGFIVHKDFAFNRGKAIVDQLKTIIPRHQFEIPVQAAIGQKIVARSNIKALRKDVTAKLYGGDVTRRQKLLKKQKAGKKRMKQVGSVEVPQEAFMSVLKMDDE; this is translated from the coding sequence ATGAATAAACAGGAATTAACTGAAAGACAAAAACGCATTCGGAATTTTTCCATTATTGCCCATATCGACCATGGAAAATCAACATTAGCCGATCGTATTTTACAAATGACACATACGGTTGCTGATCGTGATATGCAAGCACAATTATTGGATTCTATGGATCTTGAACGTGAGCGTGGAATCACCATCAAATTAAATGCGATTGAATTGAACTATACGGCAAAAGACGGCGAAACGTACACGTTACACTTGATTGACACACCAGGACACGTCGATTTCACATATGAAGTTTCAAGAAGTTTGGCAGCCTGTGAAGGAGCTATTCTTGTTGTTGATGCAGCACAAGGAATCGAAGCTCAAACATTGGCAAACGTTTATCTTGCTTTAGACAACGATCTTGAAATCATACCGGTTATCAATAAAATCGATTTGCCAGCTGCAGATCCAGAGCGTGTTCGTGCTGAGATCGAAGATGTTATTGGGATCGATGCAAGTGAAGCTGTTTTTGCAAGTGCTAAAGCAGGTATTGGAATCGAAGATATCTTAGAACAAATCGTAGAAAAAGTTCCTGCTCCAGTTGGCGACACTGACAGCCCTTTGAAAGCTTTAATATTTGATTCAGCTTACGATGCATATCGTGGAGTGGTATTGAATATCCGTGTGATGGAAGGGATGATCAAACCTGGAGATACCATGAAGATGATGAGTAATGGGAAAACTTTTGAAGTAGCTGAAGTGGGGATTTTCTCACCCAAACCGATCAAACGCGATTTCTTGATGGTTGGGGACGTTGGATACGTTACAGCTAACATCAAAACTGTTCAAGATACTCGAGTTGGGGATACGATCACATTAGCTAACAATCCTGCTGCAGAATCATTAGAAGGATACCGCAAAATGACGCCAATGGTTTATTGTGGAATGTACCCAATTGATTCATCTCGTTATGGCGATTTAAGAGACGCTCTAGATAAGTTGCAATTAAACGATGCAGCTTTACAATTTGAAGCTGAAACTTCTCAAGCGCTTGGATTTGGGTACCGTTGTGGATTCTTAGGACTATTGCACATGGACGTTATTCAAGAACGTCTTGAACGTGAATTTAACCTAGACTTGATTACAACAGCTCCATCCGTTATTTATCATGCTAACTTAACAGATGGTACTCAAAAAATCGTAGCGAATCCGGCTGAAATGCCTGAACCAGGTGTGATTGAATCGATCGAAGAACCTTACGTTAAAGCAACAATCATGGTTCCAAATGATTACGTTGGTGCGGTTATGGAAATTTCACAACGCAAACGTGGCGACTTCTTAACAATGGATTACATGGACGATAACCGAGTAAACGTAGTTTATGAAATTCCATTATCCGAAATTGTCTATGATTTCTTTGATAAATTAAAATCAAGTACTAAAGGATATGCTTCTTTAGACTATGAAATGATTGGTTATAAGAAGAGTGATCTATCTAAGATGGATATTCTATTGAACGGCGAAAAAGTAGACGCTTTAGGATTTATCGTCCATAAAGACTTTGCTTTCAACCGTGGAAAAGCTATCGTTGATCAATTGAAGACGATCATTCCAAGACACCAATTCGAAATTCCAGTTCAAGCAGCAATCGGGCAAAAAATTGTTGCGCGTTCAAACATCAAAGCCTTGCGTAAAGATGTTACAGCTAAACTTTATGGTGGTGACGTAACCCGTCGTCAAAAACTATTGAAAAAACAAAAAGCTGGTAAAAAACGGATGAAACAAGTCGGATCCGTAGAAGTACCTCAAGAAGCATTTATGTCCGTTCTTAAGATGGATGACGAGTAA
- a CDS encoding SMODS domain-containing nucleotidyltransferase, with the protein MQKNEKINEVLAKIDLTKTQRERAKELYTNICKTIIRTSGLDINFYSQGSFATKTAVRPFKDGKDRSYDVDVICEVQNLDKSITPSKLMDIFEEAIDSAGYHNYTRWEKCFTVEYAKIDDIEFTIDIIPSVAESFETLEKIRQETECIELVETSIAIPNVAPSYNKWISNNPLGYKTWFENQTQAYEKKYEEFRKGIFDSTIEELPEDAATNLMRNVIKILKRLRDVYFSRATAQSKPSSIVITTIVAKLANKLFYAQDEFTLLNLVVSELQQLESFSRGKSIQKSLNEGFIISEIIALSNGQWILKNPANGLDNILSSWNEEKQVAKDFFNWVSDLKNLVESQTSSNIEDIQKSEMLYDSLNLDFSSIKEADFEVNSAKASPWRVK; encoded by the coding sequence ATACAAAAAAATGAAAAAATAAATGAAGTACTAGCAAAAATAGATTTGACAAAAACACAAAGAGAACGTGCAAAGGAATTATATACTAATATTTGTAAAACAATAATTAGAACATCTGGTTTAGATATAAATTTTTACTCACAAGGTTCATTTGCAACTAAGACTGCTGTTAGACCTTTTAAAGATGGAAAAGATAGGTCATATGATGTAGATGTTATTTGCGAAGTTCAAAATTTAGATAAAAGTATCACACCTTCAAAATTAATGGATATTTTTGAAGAAGCCATAGACTCTGCAGGTTATCATAATTATACACGGTGGGAAAAATGTTTTACAGTTGAATATGCTAAAATTGACGATATTGAATTTACGATCGATATTATTCCTTCCGTTGCTGAATCTTTTGAAACATTAGAAAAAATAAGACAAGAAACTGAATGTATTGAATTAGTTGAGACTTCAATAGCTATTCCTAACGTAGCTCCAAGTTATAATAAATGGATTTCAAATAACCCTCTTGGGTATAAAACTTGGTTTGAAAACCAAACACAAGCTTACGAGAAAAAATATGAAGAATTTCGTAAAGGGATTTTTGACTCCACTATTGAAGAATTGCCAGAAGATGCAGCAACTAATTTAATGAGAAATGTAATTAAGATTCTTAAAAGATTACGTGATGTATATTTCTCAAGAGCAACTGCTCAGTCAAAACCATCTTCAATAGTTATTACTACAATTGTTGCTAAATTAGCTAATAAATTATTCTATGCTCAAGACGAGTTTACTTTATTAAACTTAGTAGTATCTGAGCTTCAACAACTAGAAAGTTTCTCTAGAGGAAAATCTATTCAGAAAAGTTTAAATGAAGGTTTTATAATTTCAGAGATTATAGCTTTAAGCAACGGTCAATGGATTCTTAAAAATCCAGCCAATGGTTTAGATAATATTTTAAGCTCTTGGAATGAAGAAAAACAAGTAGCTAAAGACTTTTTCAACTGGGTTTCCGACTTAAAAAACTTAGTTGAAAGTCAAACTTCTTCAAATATTGAAGATATTCAAAAATCAGAAATGCTTTATGACTCTTTGAATCTAGATTTTTCTTCAATTAAAGAAGCAGATTTTGAAGTTAATTCTGCTAAAGCAAGCCCTTGGAGAGTAAAATGA
- a CDS encoding SRPBCC domain-containing protein, which translates to MENNPKSGRIDTVSKVIDASPQTLYQAFMDPNYLVKWLPPESMRGEISLFEPVVGGRFQLTLTYEDEHATQGKTTKNSDVLEGTFVELIPNQKIVEAGVFESDDPAFAGNMVMTWYFEEVEQGAKVTIVAENVPKGIKKDDHIDGLNSTLENLECFAKKS; encoded by the coding sequence ATGGAAAACAATCCGAAGAGTGGAAGGATTGACACTGTCTCAAAAGTAATTGATGCTTCACCACAAACACTTTATCAAGCATTTATGGACCCGAATTATTTAGTTAAATGGTTGCCACCTGAGAGTATGAGAGGAGAAATAAGCCTGTTTGAACCAGTAGTAGGTGGGAGATTTCAATTAACACTCACTTATGAGGATGAACATGCCACTCAAGGGAAAACAACTAAAAATTCAGATGTTTTAGAAGGTACCTTTGTTGAATTGATACCCAATCAGAAAATCGTTGAGGCTGGTGTATTTGAGTCAGATGATCCTGCCTTTGCAGGGAATATGGTGATGACTTGGTACTTTGAAGAAGTAGAACAAGGGGCGAAGGTAACGATTGTCGCTGAAAATGTCCCTAAAGGCATCAAGAAGGACGATCACATTGATGGGTTGAATTCCACACTAGAAAACCTGGAATGTTTTGCAAAGAAAAGTTAG